A genomic segment from Candidatus Acidiferrales bacterium encodes:
- a CDS encoding ABC transporter permease translates to MTRGRVGRKVWAAGITAGAAAVFAFLYLPIAVIVVFSFNRFSTSLPLRGLTLDWYRLLFQDRPLIESLLHSFLVAGCAVVIAVVIGIPAALAVDRLKFPGKELFERVVLLPLILPGIITGVSLLNFFVAGGIRLSLTTVILGHGTALISVVVTQVYARLKRMDRSQEEAAMDLGAPPWRTFWHVTFPNIRTAVLGAALLVFTLSMDEIAVTFFLIGRENTLPLAVWSMLRQGITPEVNAISTIIFLMSAVAILLGYRLMQKET, encoded by the coding sequence ATGACCCGGGGAAGAGTAGGTCGGAAGGTTTGGGCCGCAGGCATCACGGCCGGCGCTGCGGCGGTCTTTGCCTTCCTCTATCTTCCCATCGCGGTCATCGTGGTCTTTTCGTTCAACCGCTTTTCCACCAGCCTTCCCTTACGGGGGCTTACCCTGGACTGGTACCGGCTGCTGTTCCAGGACCGGCCGTTGATCGAATCGCTGCTGCACAGCTTCCTGGTTGCCGGTTGCGCGGTGGTCATCGCCGTTGTCATCGGCATACCAGCCGCCCTGGCGGTGGACCGGCTGAAATTCCCCGGAAAAGAGCTGTTTGAGCGAGTGGTTCTGCTGCCGCTGATTCTCCCGGGTATCATCACCGGGGTTTCGCTTTTGAATTTTTTTGTCGCTGGCGGGATTCGACTTTCCCTGACCACGGTCATCCTGGGCCATGGCACGGCGCTCATCTCGGTTGTGGTGACTCAGGTTTACGCTCGCTTGAAGCGGATGGATCGCTCACAGGAAGAGGCAGCCATGGACCTGGGTGCGCCGCCCTGGCGCACCTTCTGGCATGTCACATTTCCCAACATACGCACGGCGGTGCTGGGCGCCGCTTTGCTGGTGTTTACTCTTTCCATGGACGAGATCGCCGTTACCTTCTTTCTCATCGGCCGCGAGAACACCTTGCCGCTGGCGGTCTGGTCCATGCTGCGCCAAGGCATCACACCGGAAGTGAACGCCATTTCCACGATCATCTTTCTGATGTCCGCCGTGGCCATTTTGCTTGGATATCGCCTGATGCAGAAGGAGACGTAA